Proteins encoded by one window of Thermobaculum terrenum ATCC BAA-798:
- the dnaJ gene encoding molecular chaperone DnaJ: protein MDSRTKRDYYEILGVPRNASEEEIRRAYRRLARQYHPDVNKEPDAEAKFKEINEAYQVLSDAEKRAMYDRFGHEGVGNGGFGSYDFTGSPFGFGIETIFENLFGASTRRTRSPRKGNDLRYRLTLTFEEAVFGTTKEIEITRRTVCPRCQGTRAEPGSSPSRCPTCGGSGEVRRMQSTLIGQFVTVTQCNTCQGEGVVITNPCRECRGQGWVTAPRRLEVRVPAGIDESFHLRLSGEGEPGDPGAPSGDLFIEFDIKPHPLFRRVGRDIHLEMPINIVQAALGDTIDIPTLEGTAEVRVEPGTQTGDTIRLRGKGVPSLRGSGRGDQVVTFRVVVPRHLNEKQKQLLRQLGDTLEKPQPEQGEKGFFDRLRESLGL from the coding sequence ATGGACAGCAGAACTAAGAGGGACTATTACGAGATCCTTGGAGTACCTCGCAACGCGTCCGAGGAGGAGATACGCCGTGCATACAGGCGTCTGGCACGGCAGTATCACCCCGACGTGAACAAGGAGCCCGATGCTGAGGCCAAGTTCAAGGAGATCAACGAGGCCTACCAGGTGCTGAGCGATGCCGAGAAGCGCGCCATGTACGACCGGTTCGGCCACGAGGGCGTGGGCAACGGCGGCTTCGGCAGCTACGACTTCACCGGCAGCCCGTTCGGCTTCGGCATCGAGACCATATTTGAGAACCTCTTTGGTGCATCCACGAGGCGGACGAGGAGCCCGCGCAAGGGCAACGACCTGCGCTACAGGCTGACGCTGACCTTCGAGGAGGCCGTGTTCGGCACCACCAAGGAGATAGAGATCACCAGGCGCACGGTCTGCCCGAGGTGTCAGGGCACGAGGGCAGAGCCGGGGAGCTCGCCATCCCGATGCCCCACCTGTGGTGGATCAGGTGAGGTGAGGAGGATGCAGAGCACCCTTATAGGGCAGTTCGTGACGGTGACGCAGTGCAACACGTGCCAGGGCGAGGGCGTGGTGATCACCAACCCGTGCCGTGAGTGCCGGGGCCAGGGCTGGGTGACCGCCCCACGCAGGCTGGAGGTGAGGGTGCCTGCGGGCATCGACGAGAGCTTCCACCTGAGGCTGTCGGGCGAGGGAGAGCCGGGAGATCCTGGGGCACCGAGCGGCGACCTGTTCATAGAGTTCGACATCAAGCCGCACCCGCTGTTCAGGCGCGTCGGCAGGGATATACACCTGGAGATGCCCATAAACATCGTGCAGGCGGCGCTGGGCGACACCATAGACATCCCGACGCTGGAGGGCACGGCCGAGGTGAGGGTTGAGCCCGGCACGCAGACCGGCGACACGATAAGGCTGCGCGGCAAGGGCGTGCCCAGCCTGCGGGGCAGCGGTCGCGGCGACCAGGTGGTCACCTTCAGGGTGGTCGTACCCCGCCACCTGAACGAGAAGCAGAAGCAGCTCCTGAGGCAGCTGGGCGACACCCTCGAGAAGCCTCAGCCCGAGCAGGGCGAGAAGGGCTTCTTCGACAGGCTCAGGGAGTCGCTGGGGCTGTGA
- the rsfS gene encoding ribosome silencing factor encodes MVTADSTQIQPETLARELVDVASERKASDIVLLDLRGVSIIADFFVICSGSSERQINALSQALVERADEMGVPTRRIEGSSASGWVLIDFLDVMVHIFAPEQRAFYKLDELWKEAKPLLLIQ; translated from the coding sequence ATGGTTACAGCTGACTCTACGCAGATACAACCGGAGACACTGGCGAGAGAACTGGTTGATGTAGCCTCTGAGAGGAAGGCATCGGACATCGTGCTGCTGGACCTCAGGGGCGTATCTATCATTGCTGATTTCTTCGTGATCTGCAGCGGCAGCTCCGAGAGGCAGATCAACGCTCTGTCTCAGGCCCTGGTAGAGAGGGCCGACGAGATGGGCGTGCCCACCAGAAGGATAGAAGGCAGCAGCGCCTCTGGCTGGGTGCTGATAGACTTCCTGGACGTGATGGTGCACATCTTTGCTCCAGAGCAGAGGGCGTTCTACAAGCTCGATGAGCTCTGGAAGGAGGCGAAGCCTCTGCTGCTCATCCAATAA